A stretch of the Teredinibacter haidensis genome encodes the following:
- a CDS encoding acetyl-CoA carboxylase carboxyltransferase subunit alpha, giving the protein MNLNYLDFEQPIAVLEGKIEELQLVGTDNDLNIGEEIGRLREESTKLTERIYSNLSPWQIVQVARHPQRPYSADYIPRVFDDWDELHGDRHFGDDKAIIGGVGRLNGKPVMVIGEEKGRSVKDKVYRNFGMPKPEGYRKALRLMEMAERFKMPVLTLIDTPGAYPGIDSEERGISESIAQNLAVMSRLRTPIICTVIGEGSSGGALAIGVGDHLNMLQYSTYFVISPEGCANIIWKTVEKAPLAAEAMGVTSSILQDMGIIDETIKEPLGGAHRDMDTMAARLKERLSEQLDQLQAEDMDALLEKRYQRLMSYGNTVE; this is encoded by the coding sequence ATGAATTTAAATTATCTCGATTTCGAACAGCCAATCGCCGTTCTGGAAGGCAAAATCGAAGAATTGCAATTGGTTGGAACGGATAACGACCTGAATATTGGAGAAGAAATTGGGCGCCTTCGTGAAGAAAGCACCAAGCTTACGGAGCGCATCTACTCCAACCTCTCGCCCTGGCAAATTGTTCAGGTCGCCCGCCATCCTCAGCGCCCCTACAGTGCCGACTACATTCCCCGCGTTTTTGACGATTGGGATGAGCTTCACGGTGACCGCCATTTTGGCGACGATAAAGCCATTATTGGTGGTGTTGGCCGCTTGAACGGTAAGCCAGTGATGGTGATTGGCGAAGAAAAAGGTCGTTCGGTAAAAGATAAGGTGTACCGCAATTTCGGTATGCCCAAGCCCGAAGGTTACCGCAAAGCCTTGCGCCTGATGGAAATGGCGGAGCGTTTTAAAATGCCCGTGTTGACACTTATTGATACTCCGGGGGCATATCCCGGTATCGACAGCGAAGAGCGTGGTATCAGTGAATCCATTGCCCAAAATCTGGCGGTAATGTCGCGCCTGCGCACACCAATTATCTGTACGGTAATTGGCGAAGGTTCGTCCGGTGGCGCTCTGGCTATTGGTGTGGGTGACCACCTTAATATGTTGCAGTACTCCACGTACTTCGTTATTTCACCGGAAGGCTGCGCTAACATTATTTGGAAAACCGTAGAAAAGGCGCCATTGGCAGCCGAAGCTATGGGGGTTACCTCCAGTATTCTGCAAGATATGGGTATCATCGATGAAACGATCAAAGAACCATTGGGTGGTGCTCACCGCGACATGGATACTATGGCTGCACGCCTGAAAGAGCGTTTGTCCGAACAGTTGGATCAGTTGCAGGCGGAAGATATGGATGCGCTGCTGGAAAAACGTTACCAGCGTTTGATGTCCTACGGAAATACAGTCGAATAG
- a CDS encoding tryptophan halogenase family protein — protein sequence MSTPSVNSIVILGGGTAGWMAASSLAKYFTSLKIPMDIQLVESTDIGTVGVGEATLPGIRDFNASLGIDEVDFIRKTQATFKLGIEFKDWNHLGESFFHPFANFGFDINNVSFHHYIRKLNELGDNLNLEDYSLPTALSKLGNFAQPHAQPSTPLGEYHYAFHFDATLYAKYLRNFALNHGVKRYDNKVTSVNTRVEDGFIKSLTLDSGATIEGDLFIDCSGFRGLLIEETLHTGYEDWSHWLNCNSAIALQSEHEGAPPPFTSTQALAAGWQWKIPLQNRMGNGYVYCDKYISDDEAINTLTKNIKNNLVADPKIIKFTAGHRLKCWNKNCVALGLAVGFLEPLESTSISMIQTGIARLLKFFPHKGFDSHDTEEVNRLCKTEFERIRDFLILHYSNSARLDTPFWRDCNNRSIPNTLAHKISIFKSRGHLIHHEGESFQDASWLTMYNGFKIDASQWDARANYIEINELRHNLEQMKKSIQHAAKQAITHEEFIARHCRSQE from the coding sequence ATGTCAACCCCCTCTGTAAACTCCATCGTTATCCTCGGTGGTGGTACCGCAGGCTGGATGGCGGCCTCCAGCTTAGCGAAATACTTTACCTCACTAAAAATCCCGATGGATATTCAGCTAGTCGAATCAACCGACATTGGAACAGTCGGTGTTGGGGAGGCAACGTTACCAGGCATTCGGGATTTTAATGCTTCTCTCGGAATCGATGAAGTTGATTTCATCCGTAAAACTCAAGCCACGTTTAAACTGGGTATCGAATTTAAAGATTGGAATCATCTAGGAGAATCTTTCTTTCATCCTTTTGCGAATTTTGGATTTGATATTAACAATGTCAGTTTTCATCATTACATTCGAAAACTGAACGAACTAGGAGACAACCTCAATCTGGAGGACTATTCACTCCCTACTGCACTGAGCAAATTGGGAAACTTTGCTCAACCCCATGCACAACCCTCAACACCTCTCGGCGAGTACCACTACGCCTTTCATTTTGATGCAACCCTATACGCGAAGTATTTGCGTAACTTCGCTCTCAACCACGGAGTAAAGCGGTACGATAATAAAGTTACATCAGTCAATACTAGAGTTGAAGATGGCTTTATTAAATCCCTCACTCTTGACAGTGGCGCTACCATCGAAGGCGATTTATTTATCGACTGCTCTGGGTTTAGAGGGTTGCTTATCGAAGAAACCCTCCATACCGGATATGAAGATTGGTCTCACTGGCTAAACTGCAATTCCGCTATCGCGCTTCAAAGTGAACACGAAGGCGCTCCACCGCCCTTCACTAGCACCCAAGCTCTTGCAGCTGGATGGCAGTGGAAAATACCGTTACAAAACAGAATGGGTAACGGCTATGTCTACTGCGACAAATATATCAGCGACGATGAAGCCATCAACACACTAACAAAGAACATTAAAAATAATTTGGTCGCCGACCCAAAAATTATCAAATTTACTGCCGGTCATCGCCTGAAATGCTGGAATAAAAACTGCGTAGCTCTTGGGCTAGCCGTCGGCTTTCTGGAACCTCTGGAATCTACAAGTATTTCCATGATACAAACTGGAATAGCTAGACTTCTAAAATTTTTTCCTCATAAAGGGTTTGATTCGCATGACACTGAAGAAGTCAATCGATTATGTAAAACCGAGTTCGAGCGTATCCGCGATTTCCTTATTTTGCATTATTCAAATTCGGCGAGATTAGATACACCGTTCTGGAGGGATTGTAACAATCGATCAATCCCCAATACACTTGCGCATAAAATTAGTATTTTTAAAAGCCGCGGCCATCTCATTCACCACGAAGGCGAGTCTTTCCAGGATGCAAGCTGGCTAACGATGTATAACGGGTTTAAAATTGACGCCTCACAGTGGGACGCTCGAGCGAATTATATTGAAATAAACGAATTAAGACACAACCTCGAACAAATGAAAAAATCCATTCAACATGCTGCTAAACAAGCAATTACACATGAAGAATTTATAGCTCGACACTGTCGCTCCCAGGAATAA
- a CDS encoding TonB-dependent receptor — protein sequence MGANPKLFKKKLLVTSISSCLLASAGYAVAQEEMEEEVIVRGIRASIETSINAKRESNTIVDAISAEDIGKLPDVTIADSLQRISGVQIRRSAGEGSSVNIRGLPQVVTQLNGEQYLGAGSVVSTQPNFSDIPSQLFKGADVYKAATADLGNSGITGTINLRTYRPFDFTDGLTIAGNAEVQYGSETAEAGPLLSGLVNWKNDKVGVLASVTYSNATLSNSYNGLNTGSPGDAGWTRQGSDAGVDFDRDGNVQRDASGNPILDGNGDPIPDYEMANLGRTYLGEQGFAAWNQETERDRLGFNGSFQADLGDGFTLIADLFYTEQDEYNRKIGLSATNKWQGDEWIMPTAEFDTGTSFTGYTAAEISPKRIKSFTQNDVYFSRSKNVNLQLDYDNSGAFTGSFRAIMGDASREKRHGYNEGDLTNGLATLGRTTNFLPAEFCTNGEEIVGDLGGCYQEINPLGYGLNPGTKANPGYDAANPDSMSTFGLAPQLTLDTSGTHPTWGGFDRTIDGGLGTGANAQTMATYMSNLESYNVGAFSSENNEDSEGQLDVFSLKGSYAFEESFITSVDAGVRLANRSTQFERFNLFSPFHNAGCEAQWKATDVILNSTTSGECQDGEMVDGEFVGYVALHGVPLDQHNNVKWVTDFGPVNGIPGVWAVDPADYDDPKAFHDRVFGSTTRHTVPGSTFDVDMNDLSYYVQGNFESGAFSGNLGVRVIETELTVKQNRGGSNKAYGNTQYDVGDLVTKRSYSDFLPTLNVAYQATDDIVLRFAYTEAMTPLDLNLYGDGLTLDTALDSDSNSETFNQFIVSGGSSNGNPQLDPWRSSNVDVSAEWYMGETSMVSIAYFNVDIESFVEGDSEMQWQPDADGVVRRQINVDLNVQGEGGTLSGWELSAKLSLGDFIDDGFLANMGFDTNYTYSPSEGTGEDIYGDKNMFPDNSEQQFNLVGWYEADKFQARIAYNYRSERLVTQGVAAGALNLYQSPTSYVDISASYDITDEVSIYASGTNITGEFEDYYVEFEDQYGFQNYYEPRYTMGVRARF from the coding sequence ATGGGAGCCAATCCAAAACTATTCAAGAAAAAATTACTTGTTACGAGTATTTCTTCTTGCCTACTCGCTTCTGCCGGCTATGCCGTTGCTCAAGAAGAGATGGAAGAAGAAGTTATCGTGCGAGGTATTCGCGCGTCTATTGAAACGTCGATAAATGCTAAACGCGAGTCCAATACGATCGTGGATGCTATTTCTGCGGAAGATATTGGTAAATTGCCGGACGTAACCATCGCTGACTCGTTACAGCGTATATCTGGCGTTCAAATCCGTCGTTCTGCCGGTGAGGGCAGTTCCGTCAATATTCGTGGTTTACCACAAGTTGTAACTCAGCTGAATGGTGAGCAGTACCTCGGCGCCGGCTCCGTGGTTTCCACTCAGCCAAACTTCAGCGATATTCCTTCACAGCTTTTTAAAGGCGCGGATGTTTATAAAGCTGCAACTGCTGATCTGGGGAACTCTGGTATCACAGGTACTATCAACCTCAGGACCTATCGTCCGTTCGATTTTACTGACGGTCTTACCATTGCAGGCAATGCAGAGGTGCAATACGGCTCTGAGACTGCCGAGGCTGGCCCGCTACTAAGTGGTTTGGTGAACTGGAAAAACGATAAAGTTGGTGTGTTGGCTTCTGTTACCTATTCCAACGCGACACTCTCCAACTCTTATAACGGTTTGAACACGGGTAGCCCTGGGGATGCAGGTTGGACTCGTCAAGGTAGTGATGCCGGCGTTGACTTTGACCGTGATGGTAATGTTCAGCGCGATGCGTCAGGTAATCCAATTCTTGACGGCAATGGTGACCCTATACCGGATTATGAAATGGCCAACCTGGGTCGCACATATTTGGGTGAGCAAGGCTTTGCGGCCTGGAATCAAGAGACAGAGCGAGATCGTCTTGGCTTTAACGGTTCTTTCCAGGCTGATTTGGGAGACGGGTTTACACTTATCGCAGATTTGTTCTACACCGAGCAGGATGAATACAACCGAAAAATAGGTTTGAGTGCTACAAACAAGTGGCAGGGTGATGAGTGGATCATGCCTACTGCTGAGTTCGACACGGGGACTAGCTTCACCGGTTATACTGCTGCTGAAATTTCACCTAAGCGCATAAAATCTTTTACTCAGAACGACGTTTACTTCTCCCGCTCGAAAAATGTCAACCTTCAACTTGATTATGATAACAGCGGTGCTTTCACCGGTAGCTTCCGCGCCATAATGGGCGATGCTAGTCGAGAGAAGCGTCATGGTTACAACGAAGGCGATTTAACAAACGGCCTGGCAACTCTGGGACGTACGACTAACTTCCTGCCTGCCGAATTTTGTACCAATGGTGAAGAGATTGTTGGTGATTTGGGCGGGTGTTATCAGGAAATCAACCCCCTGGGTTACGGTTTGAACCCTGGTACAAAGGCTAATCCGGGTTACGACGCTGCCAACCCAGACAGTATGTCTACCTTTGGTTTGGCTCCTCAGTTGACACTCGATACTAGTGGTACGCACCCAACTTGGGGCGGTTTTGATCGGACTATCGATGGCGGTTTGGGTACCGGTGCCAACGCGCAAACCATGGCCACCTACATGAGCAACCTGGAAAGTTACAACGTCGGTGCTTTCTCTTCAGAAAATAATGAAGATTCTGAGGGCCAGCTGGATGTGTTCAGCTTGAAGGGCAGCTACGCTTTTGAAGAAAGTTTTATCACAAGCGTTGATGCAGGGGTTCGTTTGGCAAACCGTTCAACTCAATTCGAGCGTTTTAACTTGTTCTCCCCCTTCCATAACGCTGGCTGTGAAGCTCAGTGGAAGGCAACTGATGTAATTCTAAACTCAACCACATCCGGTGAATGTCAAGATGGTGAGATGGTTGACGGTGAGTTTGTTGGTTATGTAGCGCTACATGGAGTTCCTCTGGATCAGCATAACAATGTTAAGTGGGTAACCGATTTCGGCCCGGTAAATGGTATTCCCGGCGTCTGGGCTGTTGACCCTGCAGACTACGACGATCCAAAAGCTTTCCACGACCGCGTATTTGGTTCAACTACGCGTCATACCGTTCCCGGTTCAACTTTTGACGTGGATATGAATGACCTGTCTTACTACGTGCAGGGCAATTTCGAATCCGGTGCTTTCAGCGGTAACTTAGGCGTTCGAGTAATTGAAACTGAGCTGACCGTTAAGCAAAACAGAGGTGGTTCTAACAAAGCCTATGGTAATACTCAGTATGATGTGGGTGATCTTGTAACCAAGCGTAGCTACTCCGATTTTCTGCCTACGTTGAACGTAGCGTACCAGGCCACGGATGATATCGTTTTGCGTTTTGCATACACCGAGGCTATGACACCGCTCGATTTGAACTTGTACGGTGATGGTTTGACACTAGATACAGCGCTTGATTCTGATTCAAACAGTGAGACGTTTAACCAGTTTATCGTATCTGGCGGTAGCTCTAATGGTAACCCACAGCTAGATCCATGGCGCTCTTCCAACGTCGATGTATCGGCTGAATGGTATATGGGTGAGACCAGTATGGTCAGCATTGCGTACTTCAACGTTGATATCGAGAGCTTCGTTGAAGGCGATTCCGAAATGCAGTGGCAGCCAGACGCCGATGGTGTTGTTCGTCGCCAGATTAATGTAGATCTAAATGTGCAGGGTGAAGGTGGAACCTTGTCTGGTTGGGAATTGAGTGCCAAGTTATCGTTGGGTGACTTCATCGATGACGGGTTCTTAGCCAACATGGGTTTCGATACCAACTACACTTATTCTCCTAGTGAAGGGACTGGGGAAGATATATACGGTGACAAGAACATGTTCCCAGATAACTCTGAGCAACAGTTCAATCTAGTCGGTTGGTACGAAGCTGATAAGTTCCAGGCGCGTATTGCCTACAACTATCGTAGCGAGCGTTTGGTTACTCAGGGCGTTGCGGCGGGTGCTTTAAACTTGTATCAATCGCCAACCTCATATGTTGATATATCTGCAAGTTACGATATTACGGATGAAGTTAGCATCTACGCTAGCGGAACCAACATTACCGGTGAGTTTGAAGACTACTATGTTGAATTCGAAGATCAGTATGGTTTCCAAAATTACTATGAGCCACGATACACCATGGGTGTCCGCGCTCGATTCTAA
- a CDS encoding tryptophan halogenase family protein, whose protein sequence is MTDNKVENVVIVGGGTAGWMTAASLVKSLGKTVNFTLVESSDIGTIGVGEATIATIRRFYADLGMSDSEVIKATAATCKLGIEFKNWYTEDSSFFQPFGLFGQDLGGVGFHHYWNKVRQTGDMTDIGDYSLGVTLAKHGKFTTPSPNPPSTLSIFDWALHFDASLFAKHLRAYAEGMGVKCIDAKIEDVNLCPENGFIASVCLEGGAEISGDLFIDCSGFRALLIEKTLQTGFVDWSEWLQCDRAVAVQSELNGEPAPYTCSTAHKAGWQWNIPLQHRCGNGHVYASHHISDDEAAHVLTSNIKGKLLDNPRMFKFIPGRREKAWNKNCIAVGLSSGFLEPLESTSIALVETAIERIKLLFPDKSMSQGCIDEFNDMARLEYERVRDFIILHYHATGRDDSPLWAYCRNMSIPETLAHKIKLYKERGHLVKYRWEIFQPASWVALYSGNNIVPEAYDPRVDKYELEYLKSSFATMKKALQDAVGATPTHGNFIADNCAISNNA, encoded by the coding sequence ATGACTGATAATAAAGTGGAAAATGTTGTGATTGTTGGAGGCGGAACGGCGGGCTGGATGACGGCTGCCAGCCTCGTGAAGTCACTAGGGAAAACCGTAAATTTTACCCTCGTTGAGTCATCTGATATCGGTACGATTGGTGTGGGTGAAGCGACAATCGCAACTATACGTCGCTTTTATGCTGATCTGGGAATGTCTGACTCGGAGGTGATAAAAGCTACGGCCGCAACGTGTAAATTGGGTATTGAATTTAAAAACTGGTACACCGAGGATTCTTCCTTTTTCCAGCCTTTCGGTTTGTTTGGGCAAGATCTGGGTGGCGTTGGCTTTCACCACTACTGGAATAAAGTAAGGCAAACTGGTGATATGACCGATATCGGAGACTATTCACTGGGGGTGACGCTTGCAAAACATGGAAAATTCACTACTCCCTCCCCCAATCCTCCTTCTACACTGTCCATCTTTGACTGGGCATTGCATTTTGATGCATCGCTTTTCGCTAAACATTTAAGAGCATATGCTGAAGGCATGGGGGTTAAGTGTATTGATGCAAAAATAGAGGATGTTAATTTGTGTCCGGAGAATGGTTTTATTGCGTCAGTGTGTCTAGAGGGGGGTGCCGAAATATCTGGGGACCTATTTATTGATTGCTCAGGCTTTAGAGCGTTACTTATCGAAAAAACGTTGCAAACAGGATTTGTCGATTGGAGTGAGTGGCTGCAGTGTGATAGGGCTGTTGCGGTACAAAGTGAACTCAATGGGGAACCTGCGCCATATACCTGCTCAACAGCACACAAAGCTGGTTGGCAGTGGAATATTCCGCTGCAGCATAGGTGTGGGAATGGGCATGTATACGCAAGCCATCATATTAGCGACGACGAAGCTGCTCACGTACTGACGAGCAATATAAAAGGAAAGTTGCTTGATAATCCTAGGATGTTCAAGTTTATTCCTGGGCGGCGAGAAAAAGCATGGAACAAAAACTGTATTGCTGTTGGCTTGTCTTCTGGTTTTCTTGAGCCGTTGGAGAGTACAAGTATTGCGTTGGTTGAAACGGCGATTGAAAGAATTAAACTGTTATTTCCAGATAAAAGTATGTCACAAGGTTGTATCGATGAATTCAATGACATGGCTCGGTTAGAGTACGAGCGTGTTCGTGATTTTATAATTTTGCATTACCACGCTACAGGGAGAGATGATTCGCCGTTATGGGCGTATTGCCGGAACATGTCCATACCCGAGACGTTGGCACATAAGATTAAACTCTATAAAGAGCGAGGACATTTGGTTAAATATCGATGGGAAATTTTCCAACCTGCCAGTTGGGTTGCATTGTATAGTGGTAACAATATTGTACCGGAGGCCTATGATCCGAGAGTTGATAAGTACGAATTGGAGTACCTTAAATCGAGTTTCGCAACAATGAAAAAAGCGCTTCAGGATGCTGTTGGAGCAACCCCCACGCATGGAAACTTTATAGCAGATAATTGTGCGATTTCAAACAATGCGTAA
- the dnaE gene encoding DNA polymerase III subunit alpha: MFHSFVHLRTRTEFSLVDSIIRVKPLLARVVDEGMPACGISDLHNFFGLLKFYRAAQGSGVKPVCGCDFRLHIDDDDLRPPLITLFARTLTGYKNITALISKSYQEGQHHGEPYVEEAWIKDYAEGVIALSGAKFGDVGQLLVTGKLDEAKERLRRWMDIFPDAYYLELQRTGRENDELYVHRAVELAAQSDCPVVATNDVRFLDSSQYGVHEARVCIGEGRALDDPRRERKYSDQQYFRTSAEMCELFADIPEALENTLEIAKRCNVEIELGKYYLPEYPIPEGMTENGFFEKICREGLDARLKRILDESALDYKERKQVYLDRLQFELDIIIQMGFPGYFLIVMDFIQWAKDHKIPVGPGRGSGAGSLVAYVLNITDLDPLQYDLLFERFLNPERVSMPDFDVDFCMEDRDKVISYVADNYGRDAVSQIITFGTMAAKAVVRDVARAQGKSYGLADKLSKMIPPDVGMNLNKAYEQEEILREFLATDSDGREIWDMALQLEGVTRNVGKHAGGVVIAPTKLIDFAPLYCDETGSGLVTQFDKNDVEDAGLVKFDFLGLRTLTIIDWAVKMIDRRREKQGEARLDIAAIPLDDTQTFSMLKRAETTAVFQLESRGMKDLIKRLQPDNLEDMIALVALFRPGPLQSGMVDDFINRKHGRAQVAYPDAKYQHETLKPILEPTYGVIVYQEQVMQIAQVLAGYSLGGADLLRRAMGKKKPEEMAKQRESFEDGAKGLGIDPDLAIKIFDLVEKFAGYGFNKSHSAAYALVSYQTAWLKAHYPAHFMAATMSSDMDKTDKVVTFIEECRNMELTLLPPDVNSGEFQFTVDEEDNVIYGLGAIKGLGEGPVENILAARVDGPFKDLFDFCARVDGRKVNKRALEALVRSGAFDQLGPGLDIDYDRAVMYVATAEAVKAAEQKSANVNAGMSDLFGDVVPSGDSSESVYQEFHRVRRWSMKERLNGEKETLGLYLTGHPIDEYDKELSNFVSSRIANLKPDKNKQTVAGQVVAFRVMKTKRGDTMAFITLDDRTGRIETAIFSDTYNEFREKLVKDALLVVEGQVSNDDYSGGLKMRADKISDLTDARQACVRAIRLAWKSDKLPLDYADQLKTVLKAHNKGACELTVAYQKANVGATYALSSEWNVAPTDELMDDLRVLYGHKNVELLYR; encoded by the coding sequence ATGTTCCATTCGTTCGTCCACCTCCGAACCCGTACAGAGTTTTCCCTAGTTGATAGCATCATCCGCGTCAAGCCTTTGCTTGCACGCGTAGTTGATGAGGGCATGCCTGCTTGTGGTATCAGTGATCTGCACAATTTCTTTGGCTTGCTGAAGTTTTACCGGGCGGCCCAGGGTTCTGGGGTTAAGCCTGTTTGCGGTTGTGATTTTCGCCTACACATAGATGACGACGATTTACGACCACCACTTATTACTCTGTTTGCTCGTACGCTGACGGGCTATAAGAATATTACGGCGCTTATATCCAAATCCTACCAAGAAGGGCAGCACCATGGGGAGCCCTATGTAGAGGAGGCGTGGATAAAGGATTATGCCGAGGGGGTGATAGCACTTTCCGGCGCCAAGTTTGGCGATGTCGGGCAGCTGTTGGTTACCGGCAAGCTGGATGAGGCAAAGGAGCGGCTGCGGCGTTGGATGGATATCTTTCCTGATGCCTACTACCTGGAGTTGCAGCGTACCGGCCGTGAGAACGATGAACTCTACGTGCACCGCGCGGTAGAATTGGCAGCACAAAGCGATTGCCCTGTGGTGGCAACCAATGATGTTCGTTTTTTAGACTCCTCGCAGTATGGGGTGCATGAAGCGCGAGTGTGTATTGGTGAAGGCAGAGCGCTGGATGATCCCCGCCGCGAGCGCAAGTATAGCGATCAGCAGTATTTTCGCACTTCAGCAGAAATGTGCGAGTTGTTTGCGGATATTCCTGAGGCGCTCGAAAATACGCTCGAAATAGCCAAACGATGTAATGTGGAAATTGAGCTGGGTAAATACTATCTACCGGAATATCCCATCCCCGAGGGTATGACAGAAAACGGTTTTTTTGAAAAAATCTGTCGTGAAGGTTTGGATGCGCGGTTAAAGAGGATTCTCGACGAAAGCGCACTGGATTATAAAGAGCGGAAACAGGTGTACTTGGACCGCCTGCAATTCGAACTGGATATCATTATCCAGATGGGGTTCCCCGGCTACTTCCTGATCGTAATGGACTTTATCCAGTGGGCAAAGGATCACAAAATTCCGGTAGGGCCGGGTCGTGGTTCCGGTGCCGGTTCTTTGGTGGCCTATGTGCTAAACATTACGGATTTGGACCCGCTGCAATACGATCTGCTGTTCGAACGATTTCTCAACCCAGAGCGGGTATCCATGCCTGACTTTGACGTCGATTTCTGCATGGAAGACCGCGACAAGGTTATCAGCTATGTGGCGGATAATTACGGTCGTGACGCCGTTTCGCAGATTATCACCTTTGGAACGATGGCGGCAAAGGCTGTGGTGCGCGATGTAGCGAGGGCGCAGGGCAAGTCCTATGGTTTAGCAGACAAACTCTCAAAAATGATTCCGCCCGATGTTGGGATGAATCTCAACAAAGCCTATGAGCAGGAAGAAATTCTGCGCGAGTTTCTCGCTACCGACAGTGATGGCAGAGAGATCTGGGATATGGCTCTGCAGTTGGAAGGCGTTACCCGAAACGTGGGTAAACACGCAGGGGGCGTGGTGATTGCGCCCACCAAACTGATTGATTTCGCCCCTTTATACTGCGACGAAACCGGTAGCGGACTGGTGACCCAGTTTGATAAAAATGATGTGGAAGATGCTGGCCTGGTGAAGTTCGATTTCCTCGGCCTACGCACGCTTACCATTATCGACTGGGCGGTTAAAATGATCGACCGCCGGCGCGAAAAACAGGGAGAAGCGCGCCTGGATATCGCGGCCATTCCGCTTGACGATACGCAAACCTTTAGCATGCTTAAACGCGCCGAAACGACGGCGGTATTCCAGCTGGAATCACGCGGGATGAAAGACCTGATCAAACGTCTTCAGCCAGACAACCTGGAGGATATGATTGCACTGGTGGCGTTGTTTCGCCCAGGTCCGCTGCAGTCTGGCATGGTGGACGACTTTATCAATCGTAAACACGGTCGCGCGCAGGTTGCCTACCCGGACGCCAAGTACCAACATGAAACACTAAAACCCATTCTCGAGCCTACCTACGGCGTCATCGTCTACCAGGAGCAGGTGATGCAGATTGCCCAGGTGTTGGCGGGTTATAGTCTCGGTGGTGCTGACCTTTTGCGTCGAGCCATGGGTAAGAAAAAACCTGAGGAAATGGCTAAACAGCGCGAAAGCTTTGAGGATGGAGCTAAAGGCTTGGGGATCGACCCGGATCTTGCGATTAAAATCTTCGATTTGGTAGAGAAGTTTGCCGGCTATGGCTTTAACAAATCCCACTCCGCAGCTTACGCACTGGTGTCTTATCAAACAGCCTGGCTGAAAGCACATTACCCCGCGCATTTTATGGCGGCGACGATGTCTTCGGATATGGATAAAACCGATAAGGTCGTAACCTTTATCGAGGAATGCCGCAATATGGAGCTGACTTTGCTGCCTCCAGATGTAAATAGCGGTGAATTCCAGTTTACGGTCGATGAAGAAGACAATGTGATATACGGCCTCGGCGCCATTAAAGGGCTGGGCGAAGGGCCTGTTGAAAATATCCTTGCCGCCCGAGTTGATGGGCCTTTTAAGGATTTATTTGATTTCTGTGCCCGAGTAGACGGGCGCAAGGTGAACAAGCGCGCGCTCGAAGCGTTGGTGCGAAGTGGAGCCTTTGACCAGCTAGGGCCGGGGCTCGATATTGATTACGATCGTGCCGTGATGTACGTGGCCACAGCCGAAGCTGTGAAAGCAGCAGAGCAGAAATCGGCCAATGTGAATGCCGGTATGAGCGACCTGTTTGGAGATGTTGTCCCGAGTGGCGATAGCTCTGAATCCGTTTATCAGGAGTTTCACCGGGTTCGGCGCTGGAGTATGAAGGAGCGCTTGAACGGTGAGAAGGAAACGTTAGGCCTCTATCTCACAGGCCACCCCATTGATGAATACGATAAGGAGTTATCCAACTTTGTTTCCTCTCGCATTGCCAATTTAAAACCGGATAAAAACAAACAAACGGTTGCCGGGCAGGTCGTCGCTTTCCGCGTAATGAAAACCAAACGTGGCGATACCATGGCATTTATTACTCTGGATGATCGTACTGGGCGTATTGAAACGGCGATCTTTTCGGATACTTATAATGAATTTCGCGAAAAGCTTGTGAAAGATGCGCTGCTGGTAGTGGAAGGGCAGGTGAGTAACGATGACTATAGCGGTGGCTTGAAAATGCGGGCCGACAAAATTTCTGATCTTACCGATGCACGGCAAGCCTGTGTTCGCGCGATCAGGCTTGCCTGGAAAAGTGACAAGTTGCCACTCGATTACGCAGATCAATTGAAGACAGTACTGAAGGCGCACAATAAAGGTGCGTGCGAGCTTACGGTGGCATATCAAAAAGCGAACGTGGGCGCCACCTACGCCCTGTCAAGTGAGTGGAACGTGGCGCCAACAGATGAATTAATGGACGATCTGCGAGTGCTTTATGGCCATAAAAACGTGGAACTCCTCTATCGTTAG